A window of Aeromicrobium sp. Root236 contains these coding sequences:
- a CDS encoding helix-turn-helix transcriptional regulator, producing MTDSSARRSALAEFLRTRRERITPDDVGLPSGGRRRTPGLRREEVAQLAGVGVTWYTWLEQGRKINVSVQVLEAIARTLRMDSQERWHLFELAGVALAPPPIDVSTPPERVTMVLEQLDPFPAVVLSQRFDILAYNRGYNALGGGLDRLEPHERNMVRLFFTDDHWRRLCVDRESAAHHLVNSLRGAMTPHLDDPVWTGFVTGLREASAEFDELWSHHDVTAQAIAAKVFRSEAGELNLEATRLTIGHDALTRMMVYSPRDEITLSRLNVLVARPASQLSLVG from the coding sequence ATGACCGACAGTTCCGCTCGTCGATCGGCGCTGGCCGAGTTCCTCCGGACGCGTCGCGAGCGCATCACGCCCGACGACGTGGGACTGCCGTCCGGCGGCCGCCGGCGTACACCCGGGCTCCGCCGCGAGGAGGTTGCGCAGCTCGCCGGCGTCGGCGTCACCTGGTACACGTGGCTCGAGCAGGGCCGCAAGATCAACGTCTCCGTCCAGGTGCTCGAGGCCATCGCGCGGACCCTCCGCATGGACTCGCAGGAGCGCTGGCACCTGTTCGAGCTCGCAGGCGTCGCACTGGCACCTCCGCCGATCGACGTCTCCACGCCGCCCGAGCGGGTCACCATGGTCCTCGAGCAGCTCGACCCGTTCCCGGCGGTCGTGCTCTCGCAGCGCTTCGACATCCTGGCCTACAACCGGGGCTACAACGCGCTGGGCGGCGGCCTCGATCGGCTCGAACCGCACGAGCGCAACATGGTTCGTCTGTTCTTCACCGACGACCACTGGCGACGGCTGTGCGTCGATCGCGAGTCGGCGGCCCACCACCTCGTCAACTCCCTGCGCGGCGCCATGACCCCGCATCTCGACGACCCGGTGTGGACCGGTTTCGTCACCGGCCTGCGCGAGGCGTCGGCCGAGTTCGACGAGCTCTGGAGCCACCACGACGTCACGGCCCAGGCGATCGCCGCCAAGGTGTTCCGCAGCGAGGCCGGGGAGCTCAACCTCGAGGCGACCCGACTGACGATCGGGCACGACGCCTTGACGCGCATGATGGTCTACTCGCCGCGCGACGAGATCACGTTGTCCCGCCTGAACGTCCTGGTGGCCCGGCCCGCCTCGCAGCTGAGCCTGGTCGGCTGA
- a CDS encoding acyl-CoA desaturase, which translates to MTQEAQTETAPSEQYVSHFTDLMQDVKASGLLERAHIYYWLQIGAHVGAFFAIWAGFFWLGNSWFQLILAAALGVIVTQFGFLGHDAAHRQMFTSSAWNAWTARILAGAFAGLSFAWWRAKHNMHHKGPNLEGYDPDIGPGAIAFTPGIVAQRTEGFSGWFVKRQGWLFFPLLTLEGLNLHAESIRAARDKESNQPWRRVELFLVVSRLTAYVAILLTFLPLGKALSFFAIQMAVFGFCLGASFAPAHKGMPIIPPEMKLDFLRRQVMVSRNVRGNPVVDWAMGGLNYQIEHHLFPNMPRCNLKKAQPLVRAHCEREGIDYMEVGLFHSYAIVVDYLNNVGLRARDPFDCPLSAQLRAPG; encoded by the coding sequence ATGACGCAAGAAGCCCAGACAGAGACAGCTCCCAGTGAGCAATACGTCAGTCATTTCACCGACTTGATGCAGGACGTCAAGGCGTCCGGGCTCCTGGAGCGGGCCCACATCTACTACTGGCTGCAGATCGGCGCCCATGTCGGCGCGTTCTTCGCCATCTGGGCCGGGTTCTTCTGGCTCGGCAACTCCTGGTTCCAGCTGATCCTGGCCGCGGCCCTCGGCGTCATCGTGACGCAGTTCGGCTTCCTCGGCCACGATGCGGCGCATCGCCAGATGTTCACGTCCTCGGCGTGGAACGCGTGGACCGCGCGCATCCTCGCCGGAGCGTTCGCCGGGCTGAGCTTCGCCTGGTGGCGCGCCAAGCACAACATGCACCACAAGGGCCCCAACCTCGAGGGCTATGACCCCGACATCGGGCCCGGCGCCATCGCGTTCACCCCCGGCATCGTGGCGCAGCGCACCGAAGGATTCTCCGGGTGGTTCGTCAAGCGGCAGGGCTGGCTGTTCTTCCCGCTGCTGACGCTCGAGGGCCTCAACCTGCACGCCGAGTCGATCCGCGCCGCGCGCGACAAGGAGTCCAACCAGCCGTGGCGCCGGGTCGAGCTGTTCCTGGTCGTCTCGCGCCTCACCGCGTACGTCGCGATCCTGCTGACGTTCCTGCCGCTCGGCAAGGCGCTGTCGTTCTTCGCGATCCAGATGGCGGTGTTCGGCTTCTGCCTCGGCGCCTCGTTCGCGCCGGCGCACAAGGGCATGCCGATCATCCCGCCGGAGATGAAGCTCGACTTCCTCCGCCGCCAGGTCATGGTGTCCCGCAACGTGCGCGGCAACCCCGTCGTCGACTGGGCGATGGGTGGGCTCAACTACCAGATCGAGCACCATCTCTTCCCCAACATGCCGCGCTGCAACCTCAAGAAGGCGCAGCCGCTCGTCCGCGCGCACTGCGAGCGCGAGGGCATCGACTACATGGAGGTCGGGCTCTTCCACTCGTACGCGATCGTCGTCGACTACCTCAACAACGTCGGCCTGCGTGCCCGCGACCCGTTCGACTGCCCGCTGTCGGCGCAGCTCCGCGCCCCCGGCTGA
- a CDS encoding 3-hydroxybutyryl-CoA dehydrogenase, translating into MSGIERVGVIGGGLMGSGITEVAARAGLDVIVIEINADAVKAASGRVEGSLRRAESRGKIDAAEVTAVLDRITFTDDLEQLADRDLVVEAASEDEQTKLDLFRRVGQILDKDDAILASNTSSIPIVKLGAVSGRAHHVMGVHFFNPAPVMQLVELIPSLTTSAETLERMRSWVTDTLGKKPIDATDRAGFVVNSLLVPYLLSAIRMYEAGYASAEDIDRGMVLGCGHPMGPLALSDLIGLDTLKAIGKSMYDEFKEPLYSPPPLLDRMVDAGLLGKKTGQGFYGYDK; encoded by the coding sequence ATGAGCGGGATCGAACGGGTCGGCGTCATCGGCGGAGGGCTGATGGGATCGGGCATCACCGAGGTGGCCGCACGCGCGGGCCTGGACGTCATCGTGATCGAGATCAACGCTGACGCGGTCAAGGCCGCCTCCGGACGGGTCGAGGGCTCGCTGCGACGCGCGGAGTCCCGCGGCAAGATCGACGCCGCCGAGGTCACTGCGGTGCTCGACCGGATCACGTTCACCGACGACCTCGAGCAGCTCGCCGACCGCGACCTCGTCGTCGAGGCTGCGTCCGAGGACGAGCAGACCAAGCTCGACCTGTTCCGCCGGGTCGGGCAGATCCTGGACAAGGACGACGCGATCCTGGCGTCCAACACGTCCTCGATCCCCATCGTCAAGCTCGGCGCGGTGTCTGGTCGCGCGCACCACGTCATGGGCGTGCACTTCTTCAACCCCGCACCGGTCATGCAGCTCGTCGAGCTCATCCCCTCGCTGACGACGTCCGCCGAGACGCTGGAGCGCATGCGCTCGTGGGTCACCGACACCCTGGGCAAGAAGCCGATCGACGCCACCGACCGCGCCGGGTTCGTGGTCAACAGCCTGCTGGTGCCCTACCTGCTCTCGGCGATCCGCATGTACGAAGCCGGCTACGCGTCCGCCGAGGACATCGACCGCGGCATGGTCCTGGGCTGCGGCCACCCGATGGGACCGCTCGCCCTGTCCGACCTCATCGGCCTCGACACCCTCAAGGCCATCGGCAAGTCGATGTACGACGAGTTCAAGGAGCCGCTCTACTCGCCGCCCCCGCTGCTCGACCGCATGGTCGACGCCGGGCTGCTCGGCAAGAAGACCGGACAGGGGTTCTACGGCTACGACAAGTAG
- a CDS encoding MFS transporter, with translation MTDTLVVDRPRATPPDHSDNPHHATRWLILGVIALAQLIVVLDATIVNIALPTAQESLGFSNDNRQWIVTGYALAFGSLLLLGGRLSDLVGRKPMFIVGLIGFAGASAVGGAAQNFEMLVSARVAQGIFGALLAPAALSLLTVTFTDAAERAKAFAIFGAISGGGGAIGLMLGGALTEYLSWRWCLYVNVPLAALAVIGGALLLKKQAREENPPKLDIPGTAVVVAGLVSFVYGLANAESDGWSSATTLVCIGVGIALLALFAVIENRVHNPLLPLHIVWDRTRGGSFLTVAIIGIGLFAVFLFLTYYVSLTLGYSPLKTGFAFIPMILGIMATATGFSGVVARIGPKIPVFAGMLLASFGLVLFAQLDLDSTYAANILPGLIITGLGVGLAMAPAFSAATSGVDAEHAGVASAAVNTFQQIGGSIGTAVLSAFAATAASNYLDGKAPNPHNQALAAMESYTTVFWWGAGIFAVGAVICGLLLRPGPIALDPDAAPVLAH, from the coding sequence ATGACTGACACCTTGGTCGTCGATCGACCGCGGGCCACGCCGCCCGACCACTCGGACAACCCGCACCACGCGACCCGCTGGCTGATCCTCGGCGTCATCGCCCTGGCCCAGCTCATCGTCGTCCTCGACGCGACGATCGTGAACATCGCGCTCCCGACCGCGCAGGAGTCCCTCGGCTTCTCCAACGACAACCGGCAGTGGATCGTGACCGGGTACGCCCTGGCGTTCGGCTCACTCCTGCTGCTCGGTGGCCGGCTGAGCGACCTGGTCGGCCGCAAGCCGATGTTCATCGTCGGCCTGATCGGCTTCGCCGGCGCGTCCGCGGTCGGCGGTGCCGCGCAGAACTTCGAGATGCTGGTCTCCGCCCGTGTCGCACAGGGCATCTTCGGCGCGCTGCTCGCGCCCGCGGCCCTGTCCCTGCTGACCGTCACGTTCACCGACGCCGCCGAGCGCGCCAAGGCGTTCGCGATCTTCGGTGCGATCTCCGGCGGCGGTGGCGCGATCGGCCTCATGCTCGGGGGAGCGCTCACCGAGTACCTCTCCTGGCGCTGGTGCCTCTACGTCAACGTCCCGCTCGCGGCGCTCGCCGTGATCGGTGGCGCCCTGCTGCTCAAGAAGCAGGCCCGCGAGGAGAACCCGCCCAAGCTCGACATCCCCGGCACCGCCGTCGTCGTCGCCGGACTGGTGTCCTTCGTCTACGGCCTGGCGAACGCCGAGTCCGACGGCTGGTCCAGCGCGACCACCCTGGTCTGCATCGGTGTCGGTATCGCACTGCTCGCGCTGTTCGCCGTGATCGAGAACCGCGTGCACAACCCGCTGCTCCCGCTGCACATCGTCTGGGACCGCACCCGTGGCGGCTCGTTCCTGACCGTGGCGATCATCGGCATCGGCCTGTTCGCAGTCTTCCTGTTCCTGACCTACTACGTGTCGCTGACCCTCGGCTACTCGCCGCTCAAGACCGGCTTCGCGTTCATCCCGATGATCCTGGGCATCATGGCCACCGCGACCGGCTTCTCCGGCGTCGTCGCCCGCATCGGTCCGAAGATCCCGGTCTTCGCCGGCATGCTGCTCGCGTCCTTCGGGCTGGTGCTGTTCGCCCAGCTCGACCTCGACAGCACGTACGCCGCCAACATCCTGCCGGGCCTGATCATCACGGGGCTGGGCGTCGGCCTGGCGATGGCGCCGGCCTTCAGCGCGGCGACCTCAGGAGTCGACGCCGAGCACGCCGGTGTCGCCTCGGCCGCCGTCAACACGTTCCAGCAGATCGGCGGATCGATCGGCACGGCCGTGCTCAGCGCGTTCGCCGCGACTGCCGCCTCGAACTACCTGGACGGCAAGGCGCCCAACCCGCACAACCAGGCCCTCGCCGCGATGGAGAGCTACACCACGGTGTTCTGGTGGGGCGCCGGGATCTTCGCGGTCGGCGCGGTCATCTGCGGGCTCCTGCTCCGCCCCGGGCCGATCGCTCTCGATCCCGACGCGGCACCCGTCCTGGCGCACTGA
- a CDS encoding TetR/AcrR family transcriptional regulator produces the protein MTIASTPTQDAERPLRKDAARNRELILETAAEVFAEQGLEAGYDEIARRAGIGVGTVYRRFPERSELVQALFETRIDEMVAIGEQAAAIPDAWEGLTWFFEKSVEKQVADRGLKEVMVQTLSESGQMTVGRERIGPIVESLMERAQADGALRQDVEVTDLGMQLMLIGSLSTPEQPELWRRYLTLLFDGLRARPDSTPLPLEAPPDEAMHMLMCNLQGRRA, from the coding sequence ATGACCATCGCCAGCACCCCCACGCAGGACGCCGAACGTCCGCTGCGCAAGGACGCTGCGCGCAACCGTGAGCTGATCCTCGAGACCGCCGCCGAGGTCTTCGCCGAGCAAGGTCTGGAGGCGGGTTACGACGAGATCGCCCGCCGTGCGGGCATCGGCGTCGGCACGGTCTATCGCCGGTTCCCCGAGCGTTCGGAGCTGGTCCAGGCACTGTTCGAGACCCGCATCGACGAGATGGTCGCGATCGGTGAGCAGGCGGCGGCGATCCCCGACGCCTGGGAGGGCCTGACCTGGTTCTTCGAGAAGTCGGTCGAGAAGCAGGTCGCCGACCGGGGGCTCAAGGAGGTCATGGTGCAGACCCTCAGCGAGAGTGGCCAGATGACCGTGGGCCGTGAGCGGATCGGGCCGATCGTCGAGAGCCTCATGGAGCGCGCGCAGGCCGACGGTGCTCTGAGACAGGACGTGGAGGTCACGGATCTCGGCATGCAGCTCATGCTGATCGGATCGCTGTCGACTCCCGAGCAGCCCGAGCTCTGGCGGCGCTACCTGACGCTGCTGTTCGACGGGCTGCGCGCACGCCCGGACTCGACGCCGCTGCCGCTCGAGGCGCCGCCGGACGAGGCGATGCACATGCTGATGTGCAACCTGCAGGGCCGCCGCGCCTGA
- a CDS encoding gamma carbonic anhydrase family protein, which produces MLIEHRGASPRIDPSAYVAPTAVISGEVTVGADARILHGAVVTAEDGTVAIGARVVVMEHALVRGRADHPVSIGDDVLIGPHAHVNGATIADEVFIATGASLFPGSTVGTGSELRINSVLQVNSRIGSGESLPIGWVAVGDPAQMFPPERHDEIWAIQRELDFGGTVYGVAKGSGMRDIMAQQAEFFAAHRDDRVIDA; this is translated from the coding sequence ATGTTGATCGAGCACCGCGGCGCCAGCCCACGCATCGACCCTTCGGCCTACGTCGCACCGACGGCGGTGATCAGCGGCGAAGTCACGGTCGGCGCCGACGCGCGCATCCTGCACGGTGCGGTCGTGACCGCCGAGGACGGCACCGTCGCTATCGGTGCCCGGGTCGTCGTGATGGAGCACGCCCTCGTACGCGGCAGGGCCGACCATCCGGTGTCGATCGGTGACGACGTCCTGATCGGGCCGCACGCACACGTCAACGGGGCGACCATCGCCGACGAGGTGTTCATCGCCACCGGCGCGTCGTTGTTCCCCGGATCGACGGTCGGGACCGGCTCCGAGCTGCGCATCAACAGCGTGCTGCAGGTCAACTCACGCATCGGGTCGGGGGAGTCCCTGCCGATCGGCTGGGTCGCGGTCGGTGACCCGGCGCAGATGTTCCCGCCGGAGCGGCACGACGAGATCTGGGCGATCCAGCGGGAGCTCGACTTCGGCGGCACGGTCTACGGCGTGGCCAAGGGCTCGGGCATGCGGGACATCATGGCCCAGCAGGCCGAGTTCTTCGCCGCGCACCGTGACGACCGGGTCATCGACGCGTAG
- a CDS encoding AMP-binding protein, with translation MFYPLTVMDFLDRAVTVYPDRIAVIDEPDQPAESWGEITYAELGRRARAQAASLDEMGVPVGGRVAVVSQNSARLLTSFFGVSGWGRVLVPINFRLAVAEIRYIVEHSGAEVLMVDPALRHLVDEVECKRTFVLGEDDDKIWGSNAEPQPWEGDEGATATINYTSGTTARPKGVQLTHRNNWLNATVFGWQASVSDRDVYLHTLPMFHANGWGHPFAATGMGATHVVLRQVDGTEILRRIERHGVTYLCAAPAVVAAALDGAKTWDGEIPGRDRVRIIVAGAPPPTRTIERVRDELGWEFIQIYGLTETSPLLTMSRMRAEWDDLDPHQQAVNLGRAGAPVIGVRMKIDDEGEVLAQSNHNLEAYWDNPEATAEAQAGNWFHTGDGGTFEDGYIAIADRKKDVIITGGENVSSIEVEDALMSHPSVKEVAVIGIPDEKWGELVTALVVLDPEADPVDEAGLIAHCREHLAGYKCPKRIEFRDELARTATGKLQKFKLRQPFWEGHDRQVN, from the coding sequence GTGTTCTACCCGCTGACCGTCATGGACTTCCTCGACCGTGCTGTCACGGTCTACCCGGACCGCATCGCCGTCATCGACGAGCCCGACCAGCCGGCTGAGTCGTGGGGCGAGATCACGTACGCCGAGCTGGGTCGGCGGGCCCGCGCCCAGGCCGCGTCGCTCGACGAGATGGGCGTCCCGGTCGGGGGCCGGGTCGCCGTGGTGTCGCAGAACTCCGCCCGGTTGCTGACGTCGTTCTTCGGCGTCTCGGGCTGGGGTCGGGTGCTGGTGCCGATCAACTTCCGGCTCGCGGTCGCCGAGATCCGCTACATCGTCGAGCACTCCGGTGCCGAGGTGCTGATGGTCGATCCTGCGTTGCGCCACCTCGTCGACGAGGTCGAGTGCAAGCGGACGTTCGTGCTCGGTGAGGACGACGACAAGATCTGGGGCTCGAACGCGGAGCCGCAGCCGTGGGAGGGCGACGAGGGCGCGACCGCGACGATCAACTACACGTCAGGCACCACCGCGCGACCCAAGGGCGTCCAGCTCACGCATCGCAACAACTGGCTCAACGCGACCGTCTTCGGCTGGCAGGCGTCGGTGTCGGACCGCGACGTCTACCTCCACACGCTGCCGATGTTCCACGCCAACGGGTGGGGCCACCCGTTCGCGGCGACCGGCATGGGCGCCACGCATGTCGTGCTGCGCCAGGTCGACGGCACCGAGATCCTGCGGCGCATCGAACGGCACGGCGTCACCTACCTGTGCGCCGCGCCCGCCGTCGTCGCAGCGGCGCTCGACGGTGCGAAGACGTGGGACGGCGAGATCCCCGGCCGTGACCGCGTACGCATCATCGTCGCGGGCGCCCCGCCGCCGACCCGCACGATCGAGCGCGTACGCGACGAGCTGGGCTGGGAGTTCATCCAGATCTACGGGCTCACCGAGACGTCGCCGTTGCTGACCATGTCGCGGATGCGGGCGGAGTGGGACGACCTCGACCCGCACCAGCAGGCGGTCAACCTCGGCCGCGCCGGCGCGCCCGTCATCGGCGTACGCATGAAGATCGACGACGAGGGCGAGGTGCTGGCGCAGTCCAACCACAACCTCGAGGCGTACTGGGACAACCCGGAGGCGACCGCCGAGGCGCAGGCCGGCAACTGGTTCCACACCGGCGACGGCGGCACGTTCGAGGACGGCTACATCGCGATCGCCGACCGCAAGAAGGACGTCATCATCACCGGCGGCGAGAACGTCTCGTCGATCGAGGTCGAGGACGCGCTCATGTCGCACCCCTCGGTCAAGGAGGTCGCGGTCATCGGCATCCCCGACGAGAAGTGGGGTGAGCTCGTCACCGCCCTGGTCGTGCTCGATCCCGAGGCCGATCCGGTCGATGAGGCCGGGCTCATCGCGCACTGCCGCGAGCACCTCGCGGGCTACAAGTGCCCCAAGAGGATCGAGTTCCGCGACGAGCTGGCCCGTACGGCGACGGGCAAGCTGCAGAAGTTCAAGCTCCGCCAGCCCTTCTGGGAGGGCCACGACCGCCAGGTCAACTGA
- a CDS encoding MFS transporter: MSTADAKPYRPPLSSFWKDLPREGRLLLSVVAFQFIGTGLVLPFWVVYLHEIRHFSLDTVGLLMALMPLAGFVVLGPGGVVIDRIGARKTMIASLLAAFTGQLIMAFATTIPVAAVGLALVGSSFGLAWPASQSMVASIVPSRIRPRYFGMNFALLNLGVGVGGIIGGLVADVSHPVTFQIMYLAEAVSYLPAVVLLLGPLRHAGGPHRSEPGEHEHADAAGISYLALLRRPAVLSLTLLSFTSAFVGYAQLNAGMPAYARAVSEVSTRALGWAFAANTLVIVLLQLLVLRHMEGRRRTRVVVAMALMWAVAWLLLGATSWIPGTLRASLLVAGCASAFALGETLLQPTVPAMVNDLAPDHLRGRYNAISSAGFQAASVAGPPVAGLLIGRGLGAVWIGLLLVGLLVVVAVSVLWVEPQLPPAANGVLQTVDADDSV; the protein is encoded by the coding sequence ATGAGCACCGCCGACGCCAAGCCCTATCGCCCACCGCTGAGCAGCTTCTGGAAGGACCTGCCGCGTGAGGGCCGGCTGCTGCTGTCCGTCGTCGCGTTCCAGTTCATCGGCACAGGGCTCGTGCTGCCGTTCTGGGTCGTCTACCTCCACGAGATCCGCCACTTCAGTCTCGACACCGTCGGCCTGCTGATGGCCCTGATGCCGTTGGCTGGCTTCGTGGTGCTGGGTCCCGGCGGGGTCGTGATCGACCGCATCGGCGCCCGCAAGACGATGATCGCGTCGCTCCTTGCGGCATTCACCGGCCAGCTGATCATGGCGTTCGCGACGACCATCCCGGTCGCCGCTGTCGGGCTCGCCCTCGTCGGCTCCTCGTTCGGCCTCGCCTGGCCCGCCTCGCAGTCGATGGTCGCCTCGATCGTGCCGTCGCGCATCCGGCCGCGCTACTTCGGCATGAACTTCGCGCTGCTCAACCTCGGCGTCGGTGTCGGCGGCATCATCGGCGGTCTCGTCGCCGACGTCTCCCATCCGGTGACGTTCCAGATCATGTACCTGGCCGAGGCCGTGAGCTATCTGCCCGCGGTGGTGCTCCTCCTCGGCCCGCTGCGCCATGCCGGCGGCCCGCACCGCTCGGAGCCGGGGGAGCACGAGCACGCCGACGCGGCCGGGATCAGCTACCTCGCGCTGTTGCGGCGTCCCGCCGTGCTGTCCCTGACGCTGCTGTCGTTCACCTCGGCGTTCGTCGGCTATGCCCAGCTCAACGCCGGCATGCCGGCCTACGCCAGGGCCGTGAGCGAGGTGTCCACCCGGGCGTTGGGCTGGGCATTCGCCGCCAACACCCTGGTGATCGTCCTGCTGCAGCTGCTCGTGCTGCGCCACATGGAGGGCCGCCGCCGCACGCGAGTCGTCGTGGCGATGGCGCTGATGTGGGCCGTCGCGTGGCTGCTCCTCGGTGCGACCTCGTGGATCCCCGGCACGCTCAGGGCGTCGTTGCTGGTCGCCGGCTGTGCGTCGGCCTTCGCGCTCGGCGAGACGCTGCTGCAACCGACGGTTCCGGCGATGGTCAACGACCTCGCGCCCGACCACCTGCGCGGGCGCTACAACGCCATCAGCTCTGCCGGGTTCCAGGCCGCGTCCGTCGCCGGGCCTCCCGTCGCCGGCCTGCTGATCGGTCGAGGCCTCGGCGCGGTCTGGATCGGTCTGCTGCTCGTCGGGCTGCTCGTGGTCGTCGCGGTCTCGGTGCTGTGGGTCGAGCCGCAGCTGCCGCCGGCTGCCAACGGGGTCCTGCAGACCGTGGATGCCGACGATAGCGTCTGA